One region of uncultured Fibrobacter sp. genomic DNA includes:
- a CDS encoding U32 family peptidase C-terminal domain-containing protein, translated as MSANKPELLAPAGDLVRMRYAFAYGADAVYAGQPAFSLRARENGFRNLDDLAEGIAYAHGLGKKFYLTSNVIPRNVKVEAFQKALLSALELKPDALIVADPGFVGWLRKVSPETEIHLSVQANTTNYLAASFWKDLGVRRIILSRELRLSEILEIKEKVPDLELEVFVHGAVCMAMSGRCMLSNWVAHRDANQGACNNSCRMPYRLYANPEPQCDEYHTHEGSFSLQRADKSELDPIALDEDTWGTYFMSSRDLCALDVVPELVAGGLDSFKIEGRTRSVYYLSQVVRAYRMAIDSVASGGGVPDESRRAITFVDGRGFMPGFLRGPLPQNYEASHVDAAGGCVAAQGVEFEPNTGALKVNVKNPFSVDDSLELMTPEGMVPVEVSALVDFRGQAADRLNPGTEGRVFLENNVQNIANNAKFAFIVKKNLFSLGDKT; from the coding sequence ATGTCTGCTAATAAACCGGAACTTTTGGCACCTGCGGGCGACCTTGTCCGCATGCGCTATGCTTTTGCTTATGGGGCCGACGCCGTGTATGCCGGCCAACCCGCTTTTTCTCTGCGTGCCCGCGAGAATGGTTTCAGGAACTTGGACGACCTTGCCGAAGGGATTGCCTATGCGCATGGCCTAGGGAAAAAGTTCTACCTGACGAGCAATGTCATTCCAAGGAACGTGAAGGTGGAAGCCTTCCAGAAGGCGCTACTTTCGGCTCTTGAACTTAAACCCGATGCTTTGATTGTCGCCGACCCCGGTTTTGTCGGCTGGCTCCGCAAGGTTTCCCCCGAAACGGAAATCCACCTTTCGGTGCAGGCGAATACGACGAATTACCTTGCCGCATCGTTCTGGAAAGATTTGGGTGTGCGCCGAATTATCTTGAGCCGTGAGCTTCGTCTGTCTGAAATTTTAGAGATAAAGGAAAAAGTCCCGGACCTTGAACTGGAGGTGTTCGTCCACGGAGCGGTCTGCATGGCCATGTCTGGCCGTTGCATGCTTTCGAACTGGGTTGCCCACAGGGATGCAAACCAGGGTGCGTGCAACAATTCTTGCCGGATGCCTTACCGACTTTATGCGAACCCGGAACCGCAGTGTGACGAATATCACACTCACGAAGGGAGCTTCTCTTTGCAGCGGGCAGACAAGTCTGAACTCGATCCCATTGCGTTGGACGAGGATACTTGGGGTACGTACTTCATGAGCAGCCGTGACCTCTGTGCCCTGGATGTGGTGCCGGAACTTGTCGCGGGCGGGCTGGATTCGTTCAAGATCGAGGGGCGTACCCGTTCGGTGTACTACCTGAGCCAAGTCGTGAGGGCCTACAGGATGGCTATCGATTCTGTCGCCTCGGGTGGGGGAGTCCCCGATGAAAGCCGCCGGGCCATTACGTTTGTGGATGGTCGTGGGTTCATGCCCGGATTTTTGCGCGGGCCCCTGCCGCAGAACTACGAAGCGTCGCATGTGGATGCCGCCGGCGGTTGCGTTGCGGCGCAAGGGGTGGAATTCGAGCCGAATACGGGGGCTCTGAAGGTCAACGTGAAGAATCCGTTCTCGGTGGACGATTCCCTGGAACTGATGACCCCCGAAGGCATGGTGCCAGTCGAGGTTTCCGCCTTGGTCGATTTCCGTGGACAGGCGGCCGACAGGCTCAATCCCGGCACGGAAGGGCGCGTTTTCTTGGAAAATAATGTGCAAAATATCGCAAATAACGCGAAATTTGCCTTTATTGTGAAGAAGAACCTTTTTTCGCTAGGCGACAAAACATAA
- a CDS encoding DnaA/Hda family protein has product MENTIALLDLSSSPWLRVLEYVRSKCNEFGVAFLDAVGFEGVQDGYAQLTVPDTFRATWLDSHYGDLFRKAFSAVLGSEFVDYTIRLLAPSKAVPEMKLSAPAVVRPVVKAHARKEAKNDLKLYARFTFDNFVEGSCNSTALRACKTVSENPGDPSLNPLFLYGASGLGKTHLLQSIAADLVAKRPEMRVTYCHAADFLRDYTAIYKNHAESRQLQDKFEQRYMLCDCLLLDDIQWIEKGEKTLEKLFSLVAYLRAHGKQVVISCDRHPSSFCSGEVSATNRKSAIPHISRTFLAQLESCVAVGLDEPDMTTRLNLIEKKSVNVPFVDGDREEICRFLSVPPRSNVRDIEGLINWLNAMHTLNGVELDFACVKRLMGENKSGGAAETLTVRSIADTVAFQFNVDFLALASKRQDAAASVPRKVAMMLCREYTSESLVCIGEAFNRDYATVIAALKSLKVQMEKDDGLRRRVEDIRYMLEA; this is encoded by the coding sequence GTGGAAAATACTATTGCTTTATTGGATTTGTCGTCGTCCCCTTGGCTTCGTGTCCTTGAGTACGTGCGTTCGAAATGTAATGAGTTTGGTGTAGCTTTTTTGGATGCCGTCGGTTTCGAAGGCGTGCAGGACGGGTATGCGCAGCTGACCGTTCCCGATACCTTCCGCGCGACTTGGCTCGATAGCCACTATGGAGACCTCTTCCGCAAGGCCTTCTCCGCTGTTTTGGGTTCTGAATTCGTCGACTATACTATCCGTCTCCTGGCCCCGTCCAAGGCTGTTCCCGAGATGAAACTGTCTGCTCCGGCGGTCGTGCGCCCTGTTGTAAAGGCCCATGCCCGGAAAGAAGCGAAAAACGACCTTAAACTGTATGCCCGCTTCACCTTTGACAACTTTGTCGAAGGGAGTTGCAACTCCACGGCTTTGCGCGCTTGCAAGACCGTTTCGGAAAATCCGGGCGATCCGTCTTTGAACCCGCTGTTCCTCTATGGGGCTTCTGGCCTCGGCAAGACGCATCTCTTGCAGTCTATTGCGGCCGATTTGGTGGCGAAGCGCCCCGAAATGCGTGTCACGTACTGCCATGCTGCCGATTTCCTCCGCGATTACACGGCAATCTACAAGAACCACGCCGAATCCCGGCAGTTGCAGGACAAGTTTGAACAACGGTATATGCTCTGCGATTGCCTCTTGCTCGACGATATCCAATGGATAGAGAAGGGCGAGAAGACTCTTGAAAAGCTTTTCTCCTTGGTGGCCTACCTCCGTGCTCACGGCAAACAGGTCGTCATCTCTTGCGACAGGCACCCGTCCAGTTTCTGTTCGGGCGAAGTCTCTGCGACAAACCGCAAGTCTGCTATCCCGCACATTTCCAGGACGTTCCTTGCCCAGTTAGAATCTTGCGTGGCAGTTGGGCTTGACGAACCGGACATGACGACCCGCCTGAACCTTATCGAGAAGAAGTCCGTGAATGTGCCGTTTGTGGACGGCGACCGCGAAGAAATCTGCCGGTTCCTTTCGGTGCCGCCGCGCAGTAACGTTCGTGACATCGAAGGGCTGATCAACTGGCTCAATGCCATGCACACGCTGAACGGCGTGGAACTGGATTTTGCCTGCGTCAAGCGCCTGATGGGGGAGAACAAGTCTGGAGGGGCCGCCGAAACGCTCACCGTCCGGAGCATCGCCGATACGGTTGCGTTCCAGTTCAACGTGGACTTCTTGGCTCTTGCCTCTAAGCGCCAGGATGCGGCTGCTTCGGTCCCGCGCAAGGTGGCCATGATGCTTTGCCGGGAATATACCTCCGAATCGCTTGTTTGTATCGGGGAAGCATTTAATCGCGACTATGCCACTGTGATTGCCGCCTTGAAATCCCTAAAAGTGCAGATGGAAAAGGATGACGGCCTGAGGAGGCGCGTCGAAGACATCCGCTACATGCTGGAAGCGTGA
- a CDS encoding NAD-dependent epimerase/dehydratase family protein, whose product MKALITGGAGVVGKALCRELEARGVCVRVLALPGDTLASSRIPSGVELVYGDVTDFESIRTAFDGIDVVFHLAAALLSTVPGEFERVNAQGTRNVVSACQDAGVRRLLYVSSISVTYPILTPYGQSKLAGEQAVKESGLDWTIVRPTLVIGDGGGVEFNMYARYVSRFPVYFLPGGGLAQKRPVRSVDLVQGIAAAGLCESAVGKTYALAGPSSMTMAQMAEAILRGRGLKHRMIPLPWFICRRLAMLKSWIGGRKVTAEQALAGFLYDAVPSIESAEKDLDYHPKSPFGA is encoded by the coding sequence ATGAAAGCACTTATTACGGGTGGCGCGGGCGTCGTTGGGAAGGCGCTCTGCAGGGAACTTGAGGCGCGTGGTGTGTGTGTGCGCGTCCTTGCTCTCCCTGGCGATACTTTGGCTAGTTCGCGAATACCTTCGGGTGTGGAATTGGTTTATGGCGATGTGACAGACTTCGAGTCCATCCGCACGGCATTCGACGGTATCGACGTGGTGTTCCACTTGGCTGCGGCCTTGCTCTCGACAGTTCCGGGCGAGTTCGAACGGGTCAACGCGCAGGGGACGCGCAATGTCGTGTCTGCGTGCCAAGATGCCGGTGTCCGGCGATTGCTCTATGTGTCCAGCATTTCCGTCACTTATCCCATCCTCACGCCTTATGGCCAAAGCAAGCTTGCTGGCGAGCAGGCGGTGAAGGAGTCGGGGCTCGACTGGACCATTGTCCGGCCGACGCTTGTGATTGGCGATGGGGGCGGAGTCGAGTTCAACATGTACGCAAGGTACGTATCCCGCTTCCCGGTTTATTTCTTGCCGGGTGGGGGGCTCGCCCAGAAGCGCCCGGTCCGCAGTGTTGACTTGGTCCAGGGGATTGCTGCTGCGGGGTTGTGCGAATCTGCCGTGGGGAAGACATACGCATTGGCGGGCCCATCGTCTATGACGATGGCGCAGATGGCCGAGGCCATTCTGCGCGGGCGCGGCCTCAAGCATCGGATGATTCCGCTGCCCTGGTTCATCTGCCGTCGTTTGGCTATGCTCAAGTCGTGGATCGGTGGCCGGAAGGTCACTGCCGAGCAGGCCCTGGCCGGGTTCCTTTACGATGCAGTTCCGTCCATCGAAAGCGCCGAAAAAGACCTCGATTATCACCCAAAATCGCCTTTTGGAGCCTAA